The segment CTATATGGGCACCTCGACCTTCTCCGAATATACCGTGATACCGGAGATTTCACTGGCGAAAATCAGCAAAGAGGCGCCGCTTGAAGAGGTGTGTCTGCTGGGCTGTGGCGTGACCACCGGCATGGGTGCGGTAATGAATACCGCCAAAGTGAAGGAAGGCGATACGGTGGCAATTTTCGGTCTGGGCGGCATTGGTCTGTCTGCCATCATCGGCGCAAAAATGGCGAAGGCGGGTCGCATCATCGGTATTGATATCAATACCAGCAAATACGATCTGGCAACCAAACTGGGCGCAACCGATCTGATTAACCCGAAAGACTATGATAAGCCGATTCAGGAAGTGATCGTTGAGATGACCGATGGCGGCGTGGATTTCTCCTTCGAGTGCATCGGGAACGTTAACGTGATGCGTTCAGCGCTTGAGTGCTGTCATAAAGGCTGGGGCGAGTCGGTGATTATCGGCGTGGCGGGCGCGGGAGAAGAGATTTCAACCCGGCCTTTCCAGCTGGTGACCGGGCGCGTCTGGCGCGGTTCCGCGTTTGGCGGCGTGAAGGGTCGGACTCAGCTACCGGGCATCGTTCAGCGCTACATGGACGGCGAGTTCCAGCTGAACGATTTTATTACCCATACGATGCCGCTGGAAGAGATCAATGACGCGTTTGATCTGATGCATGAAGGCAAGTCGATCCGTTCCGTGGTGCATTTCAGTAAATAATCGGGAGGATTAATGGCGTCCACGCTGGAACTACTTGAAGAACATCGTCTGTTTGGCGGCTGGCAGCAGCGCTATCGCCATCGTTCTGCCACCCTGAACGCCGATATGACGTTCAGTATTTTCCTGCCCGGCCCTAAGCGCGATGCGCCCCCGCCGGTGGTCTATTTTCTGGCTGGCCTGACCTGCACCGATGAGAATTTTGCCACTAAGTCGGGTGCGCAGCGCGTGGCGGCTGATTTGGGTCTGGTGCTGGTGATGCCGGATACCAGCCCGCGCGGAGAAGGCGTAGCCAATGATGAGGGTTACGATTTGGGCCAGGGCGCAGGATTTTATCTGAACGCGACCGAAGCGCCCTGGAAGCCCCATTTCCGCATGTACGATTACATTAACGAGGAGCTACCGGCA is part of the Erwinia sp. HDF1-3R genome and harbors:
- a CDS encoding S-(hydroxymethyl)glutathione dehydrogenase/class III alcohol dehydrogenase, whose amino-acid sequence is MEMIKTRAAVAWAAGEPLKIEEVDLMPPQKGEVLVRIVATGVCHTDAYTLSGKDPEGVFPAILGHEGGGIVEAVGEGVTSVAVGDHVIPLYTPECGQCKYCLSGKTNLCQAIRTTQGKGLMPDGTTRFFKDGKPIFHYMGTSTFSEYTVIPEISLAKISKEAPLEEVCLLGCGVTTGMGAVMNTAKVKEGDTVAIFGLGGIGLSAIIGAKMAKAGRIIGIDINTSKYDLATKLGATDLINPKDYDKPIQEVIVEMTDGGVDFSFECIGNVNVMRSALECCHKGWGESVIIGVAGAGEEISTRPFQLVTGRVWRGSAFGGVKGRTQLPGIVQRYMDGEFQLNDFITHTMPLEEINDAFDLMHEGKSIRSVVHFSK